Within the Pseudomonas chlororaphis subsp. aurantiaca genome, the region TTCCGGTGCCTACTATATTGCCAGCGCTGCCGATCAGATCTATGCCGACAAGGCGAGCCTGGTGGGCTCCATCGGTGTCACGGCAGCCGGTTATGGCTTCGTCGGCACCATGGAGAAGCTGGGTGTGGAGCGTCGTACCTACACCTCGGGTGAGCATAAGTCGTTCCTTGACCCGTTCCAGCCACAGAAGCCCGAGGAAACCCAGTTCTGGCAGGGTGTGCTGGATACCACTCATCGCCAGTTCATCGCCAGCGTCAAGCAGGGGCGTGGCGAGCGTCTCAAGGACAAGGATCATCCGGAGCTGTTCTCCGGTCTGGTCTGGTCCGGTGAGCAGGCGCTGCAGTTGGGCTTGATCGATGGTTTGGGTAGTGCCAGCTCGGTTGCCCGGGATGTGGTCGGCGAGAAGGAGTTGGTGGATTTCACCGTCCAGGAGTCGCCTTTCGACCGCTTCTCGAAAAAGCTGGGTGCCAGTGTTGCCGAGCATCTGGCCATGTGGATGGGTTTTCAGGGGCCGGCGCTGCGTTGATTGCGCTGTTTTAGAAAGAGCCGGCCCTATGGCCGGCTTTTTTAGTACGGGCGGTCAGGGGATTTCCACACCTTCGGCGAGCAGCATGTCTACCAGGCGGATCAGTGGCAGGCCGATCAGGCTGCTGGCGTCGCTGCCCTCGGTGCTGCGGAACAGGCTGATGCCCAGGCCCTCGGCCTTGAAGCTGCCGGCGCAGTCATAGGGCTGTTCGGCGTGCAGGTAGCGTTCGATGCGGGTGGGGCTCAGCTCGCGCATATGCACGGTGAAGGGAATGCAGTCGACCTGACAGTGGCCGCTCTTGCTGTTGAGCAGGGCCAGGCCGGTGAGGAAGGTCACGCTGGCACCACTGGCGGCGAGCAGCTGTTCGCGCGCCTTTTCGAAAGAGTGGGGTTTGCCAATGATGCGCTCGTCGAGCACCGCGACTTGGTCCGAGCCAATGATCAGGTGCCCGGGATGGGTGGTGGCCAGCGCTCGGGCTTTCTCTTCGGCGAGACGCTTGACCAGGTCGGTGGCGGACTCCCCGGGGCGGTGGCTTTCGTCGATATCCGGTGAGCTGCAGGTGAATGGCAGGCGCAGGCGGGTGAGCAATTCGCGACGGTAGGCCGAGCTTGAGGCAAGTAATAAAGGCAGCATGCACATCTCCTGAGACTGGCCGCGAATTCTAGCGAGGCTTGCAAGTGACGGACAGGGCTGAATTTCCTTTGACATGGCCGGGGGCATCCCTATAATGCTGCGCCTATGTTGAATGACCCGATTCCACCTCACGTTGACCCGCGCAAATTGGCTGACCGTGGCACCACCCTCCAAGGTGAACTGCTGCTGGCTGATTTGGAGAGACTCTGCGACCCGCTTTCCGACAATGTCGGTACGGTGCAGGCTAAATTCGTTTTCGAGCGTGACGAGCGTAAAGCTGTAGTTATCCACAGCTCCATCGACGTCGAAGTCAAAATGGTTTGCCAGCGTTGTCTTGAGCTGGTCACCCTGCCGATCCATAGCGAGTGCAGTTATGCTGTGGTGAAGGAGGGTGCGAATACCCAGTCGTTGCCGAAAGGTTATGACGTGCTGGAACTGGGCGAAGATCCTTTGGATCTGCAGGCTTTGATCGAGGAGGAGCTTTTGCTCGCCTTGCCCATCGTGCCTGCTCATCATCCGGAAGAATGCCAGCAGCCGGCGGGTCTCGATGAGCCCGAACCGAGCGAGGACGAGGTAACGCGGTCCAACCCGTTCAGTGTATTGGCGCAGTTAAAGCGTGACCCAAACGTTTAGGAGTTAATCAATTATGGCTGTTCAGCAGAACAAAAAATCCCGCTCTGCCCGTGACATGCGTCGTTCGCACGACGCTCTCGAGGCTAGCACCCTGTCCGTAGAAAAGACCACTGGTGAAGTTCACTTGCGTCACCACGTATCGCCAGAAGGCGTATACCGTGGTCGTAAAGTGATCGACAAGGGCGCTGACGAGTAATCCTTGTCCGCTCAAGTCATCGCGATTGACGCAATGGGCGGGGACTTCGGTCCCCGCAGCATTGTTCAGGCCAGCCTTGCTTGCCTGTCTGCCACCCCCTCGCTGCACCTGGCCCTCGTCGGTCAACCTTTCCTTCTAGAAGAACTGATATCCGGTCATTCGGCTGTGGATCGCGCGCGCCTGACGGTTGTGCCCGCCGCAGAAGTCATTGGCATGGATGAAAAGCCTTCCCAGGCTCTGCGTGGCAAGCCGGATTCCTCCATGCGGGTGGCGCTTGAGTTGCTGCGTGACGGCAAAGTCCAGGCCTGTGTCAGTGCTGGCAATACCGGTGCGCTGATGGCGTTGTCGCGTTATGTGCTGAAAACCCTTCCGGGCATCGATCGTCCGGCGATGGTGGCGGCCATTCCGACCCAGCGCGGTTATTGTCAACTGCTGGATCTGGGGGCCAATGTCGATTGCAGCGCCGAGCACCTGTTCCAGTTCGCTGTTATGGGGTCGGTGGCGGCTGAGACGCTGGGAATCGTTCGTCCGCGAGTGGCATTGCTCAACATCGGCACCGAAGACATCAAGGGCAACCAACAGGTCAAGCTGGCAGCGAGCCTGTTGCAGAATGCCAGGGGGCTGAATTACATCGGTTTCGTCGAGGGTGACGGGTTGTATCGCGGCGAGGCGGATGTAGTGGTATGCGACGGTTTTGTCGGCAATATCCTGCTCAAGTCCAGCGAGGGGTTGGCGACCATGATTGCTGCGCGTATTGAATCGCTGTTCAAGCAAAGTGTGGTTTCCCGTGTGGTCGGCGCCCTGGCGTTGCCGCTGATGCGGCGTCTGCAGGCTGATCTGGCGCCGGCGCGGCATAATGGTGCGAGCTTTCTCGGCTTGCAGGGAATAGTCGTGAAAAGCCACGGTTCGGCAGGGGTTCAAGGCTTCCAGAGTGCGATTCAACGGGCGTTGATCGAGATCCAGGAAAACCTCCCGGAGCGCCTGCGCGGCCGGCTGGAAGATCTGTTGCTTTAGGCGTTTGCACTCGGAAATGCTTAAATGTGACCGCTCAGTTCAATTGGCCATCCAACTCTCAGTTTCTTGCGTCCACCACGGTGGGGCGTCAATTCTCCGACGACAAGATCATTAGGGGCTTGTTACATGTCTGCATCCCTCGCATTCGTCTTTCCAGGACAGGGCTCGCAGTCCCTCGGCATGTTGGCCGAGTTGGGCGCGCAGTACCCGTTGATCCTCGAAACCTTCAAAGAAGCTTCCGATGCTCTGGGCTACGATCTCTGGGCCTTGACCCAAGAAGGTCCCGAAGAGCTGCTCAATCAAACCGATAAAACCCAACCGGCCATTCTGGCCGCCTCCATCGCCCTGTGGCGGCTGTGGCTGGCGGAAGGCGGTGCGTGCCCGGCATTCGTCGCCGGACACAGTCTGGGTGAATACAGCGCACTGGTTGCCGCTGGCAGCCTGACTCTGGGCGAGGCCGTGAAGCTGGTAGAGCGTCGCGGTCAATTGATGCAAGAAGCCGTTCCTGCGGGGCAGGGCGGCATGGCGGCGATTCTCGGCCTGGAAGATGCCGATGTGCTGGCCGCTTGTGCCGAAGCCGCACAAGGTGAAGTGGTCAGCGCGGTCAACTTTAACTCCCCGGGCCAGGTAGTGATCGCCGGTGCCAAGGCCGCTGTCGAGCGCGCCATCGAGGGTTGCAAGGCGCGTGGCGCCAAGCGCGCCATGCCATTGCCGGTCAGCGTGCCATCGCACTGTGAGCTGATGCGTCCGGCCGCCGAGCGCTTCGCCGAGTCGATTGCCGCCATCAACTGGCAGGCACCACAGATTCCATTGGTACAGAACGTCAGCGCTGATGTGGCGCCGGATCTCGAAACCCTCAAGCGCGACCTGCTGGAGCAGCTGTACAAGCCGGTGCGTTGGGTGGAGTCGGTGCAGACCCTGGCCGCCAAGGGTGCTACCCAGCTGGTCGAGTGCGGTCCGGGCAAGGTCCTGGCGGGTCTCAACAAGCGCTGCGCCGAAGGCGTATCGACCTCTAACCTGAACACCCCAGACGCCTTCGCTGCCGCTCGCGCAGCGTTGGTCTGAATTAGGAGAAGCCTGCATGAGTCTGCAAGGTAAAGTTGCATTGGTTACCGGCGCCAGCCGCGGTATTGGCCAGGCCATCGCGCTTGAACTGGGTCGCCTGGGCGCGATCGTTGTGGGTACCGCAACTTCCGCTTCGGGTGCCGAGGGTATTGCTGCCACCTTGAAGGAAAACGGCATTCAAGGCACCGGCCTTGAGCTCAACGTCACCAGCGACGAGTCCGTTGCTGCCGTGCTGGCCAGCATCCAGGAGCAGTTCGGCGCGCCGGCGATCCTGGTGAACAACGCCGGCATTACCCGTGACAACCTGATGATGCGCATGAAAGACGACGAGTGGTACGACGTGATCGATACCAACCTGAACAGTCTGTATCGCCTGTCCAAGGGCGTTCTGCGCGGCATGACCAAGGCTCGCTGGGGTCGAATCATCAGTATTGGTTCGGTGGTGGGTGCCATGGGCAACGCTGGCCAAGTAAACTACGCCACCGCCAAGGCTGGTCTGGAAGGTTTCAGCCGTGCTCTGGCGCGTGAGGTTGGCTCGCGGTCGATTACCGTGAACTCGGTAACTCCGGGTTTCATCGATACCGACATGACCCGCGAATTGCCTGAAGCGCAGCGTGAAGCGCTGCAAACCCAAATTCCGCTGGGTCGTCTGGGGCAGGCTCAAGAGATCGCGCAAGTGGTCGCTTTTCTTGCATCCGACGGTGCGGCATACGTGACCGGGGCTACAATCCCGGTGAACGGCGGGATGTACATGTGAGTTAAATGTGACGGATTGCTTCAAAAAAATGTCATACGAGCTGTCTAAAATCCGTTATAAAGCTGCAATCAATTTATAGGGCAGATGGCCAAAGGGTTTGAGGAGTGAAGCTTTCAGTTGAAAAGCTGAAAAGCCTTTCTATACACTTACCCACTGGCCAGCTGCCTGAATTTGTCCATTAGGAGTGAAAACAAGGTATGAGCACCATCGAAGAGCGCGTCAAGAAAATCGTTGCTGAGCAACTGGGCGTTAAGGAAGAAGAAGTTGTTAACACCGCTTCCTTCGTTGAAGACCTGGGTGCCGACTCCCTTGACACCGTTGAGCTGGTGATGGCTCTGGAAGAGGAATTCGAGACCGAAATCCCTGACGAAGAAGCTGAAAAAATCACTACCGTTCAAGCAGCTATCGACTACGTTACCAGCCACCAGGCTTAATCGTATTTAGTCGTCTTTTGCTGTCATGGAAAAACCGCACTGCCGTAACGGCGTGCGGTTTTTTCTTTAGGCCTGATGCAAAGTGTCGTCATTAGAAAAAAGGAGAGTGCTGTGTCGCGTAGACGCGTCGTAGTCACCGGTATGGGTATGTTGTCGCCACTGGGTACGGATGTTCCGAGCAGTTGGCAGGGCATTCTGGCTGGCCGCAGTGGCATTGGTCTGATCGAACACACCGACCTTTCTGCCTATTCCACCCGTTTTGGCGGCTCGGTAAAGGGCTTCAATGTCGAGGAATACCTGTCGGTCAAAGAGGCCCGCAAGCTCGACCTGTTCATTCAATACGGCTTGGCGGCCGGTTTTCAGGCAGTGCGTAATGCCGGCCTGGAAGTGACCGATGCCAACCGTGAACGAATCGGCGTTGCCATGGGGTCGGGTATTGGCGGTTTGACCAATATCGAAGAAACCAGCCGCACGCTGCATGAGTCCGGCCCGCGTCGAATTTCTCCGTTCTTCGTGCCTGGCTCGATCATCAATATGATTTCCGGGTTCCTGTCCATCCATCTGGGTGCCCAGGGGCCGAACTACGCCATTTCCACGGCCTGTACCACCGGTACCCACTGCATTGGCATGGCGGCCCGCAACATTGCCTTTGGCGAAGCCGACGTGATGATCGCCGGTGGCGCTGAAATGGCCGCTTGCGGCCTGGGAATGGGCGGCTTTGGCGCATCCCGCGCGCTGTCGACCCGCAACGACGAGCCGACCCGTGCCAGCCGTCCTTGGGACAAAGGCCGTGATGGCTTCGTGCTGTCCGACGGTGCTGGCGCGCTGGTGCTCGAAGAGCTGGAGCACGCCAAGGCCCGTGGCGCCACCATCTATGCCGAACTGATCGGTTTTGGCATGAGCGGCGACGCCTACCATATGACTTCGCCACCCGCCGATGGCACCGGTGCGGCGCGCTGCATCGCCAATGCGCTGCGTGACGCCAAGCTGAACGTCGAGCAGGTGCAGTACATCAATGCCCACGGTACCTCGACCTCTGCCGGTGACCTGGCTGAAGCCGAGGCGATCAAGAGCGTGTTCGGCGATCATGCCTACAAGCTGGCGGTCAGCTCCACCAAGTCCATGACCGGCCACCTGCTGGGTGCGGCGGGGGCGATCGAGGCTATCTTCAGCGTGCTGGCGATCAACAGCCAGGCGGCGCCGCCGACCATCAACCTGGATGAGCCGGACGAAGGTTGCGACCTGGATTTCGTCGCGCACACCGCACGCAACATGGACATCGACGTGGTGCTATCCAACTCCTTCGGGTTCGGCGGTACCAACGGCTCCCTGGTGTTCCGCAGGTTCGCCGGCTGATGGACAGCTGGGTCGACGGTCAGCCGGCTGACGTTCTGTCGCTCAAGGACCGCGGTCTGGCTTATGGCGATGGTCTGTTCGAGACCATCGCCGTGAAAGCGGGCCAGCCCTTGTTGCTGGAGCGACACCTGCTGCGCCTGGCCGAGGGCTGTTCGCGTCTGGCCATCGCTGTCGATCACGCCTTGATCCGCAGCGAACTCACCGCCTACGCCTCGCTGTTGGGGGAGGGCGTGCTCAAGCTGATCCTCACCCGTGGCGACAGCCAGCGCGGTTATACCGCTGACCCGCGGGCGCAGCCTCGACGTATCCTCCAGGGCAATGCGCCAGCGGCTTACCCGGCAGCGCATGCCGAGCAGGGGATTCGACTGTTCCCTTGTTCCACCCGCCTGTCCGAGCAGCCCCTGCTTGCCGGCCTCAAGCACCTCAACCGACTGGAGCAGGTCCTCGCCCGTTCCGAGTGGCAGAACAGTGAGCACGCCGAAGGCTTGATGCTCGACCTTTCCGGACGGGTGATCGAGGGGGTATTCAGCAATCTGTTCCTGGTGCGCGACGGTGCCTTGTTCACGGCCGATTTGAGCCGTTGCGGGGTCGCCGGAGTGATGCGCGCTGAAATATTGTTTCAGGCCGCGTCGTTGGGGATCCCCACGGAAATCGCCGATATCAGTCTCGAACAGTTGCAACAGGCCGACGAAGTCTTTGTCTGCAACAGCGTTTATGGCATTTGGCCGGTGCTTGCCTGTGGCGCGCTGTGCTGGTCGGCCGGACCGCTCACCCGTAAACTGCAACGCATTGCCCGCACGCTACTGGATGCCTGATTTGTGAGACGTAAACTATTGCTTCTGCTGGAGACCGGACTGGTTCTGGCAGGTCTGGCGCTGGGCGCCTCGGCCTGGAAGTTGAATTCGGCGCTGGAGCAGCCTCTCAACCTGACCCAAGAGCAATTGCTCGACGTGCCGGCCGGTTCGACGCCAGGCGGTACCTTCAACCGTATGGAAGCCAATGGCGTTCTCAAGGACGCGTTCTGGCTGCGCCTGTATTGGCGCTTCAACATGGAAGGGCAGCCGCTGCACAGCGGCGAATACCGCATGACTCCGGGGATGACCGCGCAAGGCCTGATCGGGGTCTGGCAGCGCGGTGAAGTGGTGCAGTACAGCCTGACCCTGGTGGAGGGCTGGACCTTTCGCCAGGTGCGCGCCGCGCTGGCCAGGCATGACAAGCTCGAGCAGACCCTGAATGGGTTGAGCGACAGCGAAGTCATGGAAAAGCTCGGCCACGGCGGGGTTTTCCCCGAGGGCCGGTTCTTTCCCGATACCTACCGTTTCGTGCGTGGGATGACCGATGTCGAACTGCTGGAAAAGGCCTACAACCGCCTGGACGAGGTGCTGGCCAAGGAATGGAACAAGCGCTCGGCCGATGTGCCGTACACCGAGCCTTATCAGGCGCTGATCATGGCCTCGCTGGTGGAGAAGGAAACCGGCGTGCCTCAGGAGCGTGGGCAGATCGCCGGGGTGTTCGTGCGCCGCATGCAGGTTGGCATGTTGCTGCAAACCGATCCGACGGTGATCTATGGTCTGGGCGAGCGTTACAACGGTAAATTGACCCGCGCTCTGCTGAAGGAAGCGACGCCCTACAACACCTATGTGATCAGTGGCTTGCCACCGACCCCGATCTCCATGGTCGGTCGCGAAGCGATTCATGCCGCGCTCAACCCGGTGCCGGGCAGCAGTCTGTATTTCGTGGCGCGTGGCGATGGCAGCCACGTGTTCTCCGACGATCTGGAGGCGCACAACAATGCCGTGCGTGAGTTCCAGCTCAAGCGTCGCGCCGATTATCGTTCCAGCCCGGCACCGGCGGGCAGCCCGGCAGCTTCCGAGACTCCGGAGTCGGCTCCGGCGGCGTCACCCGATACGGCGCCCGAGGCGGTTCCGCAGGTGGTGCCTCAGGAGCCCGTTGAGGAACCCTCTCAGGAGGCTCCCGGGATGAGCCCGGAAGCACCGCCGCAAGCACCGGTCGAAACTCCCGTCGAACCCGAGCCGAAAAGCCCGCAATGACTTTGATTAAGGACTGCCTGTGACTGGCTTGTTTATTACTCTGGAAGGCCCGGAAGGCGCGGGTAAAAGCACCAACCGCGAATACCTGGCCGAGCGCCTGCGCGCCGCCGGCATCGAGGTCTTGCTGACCCGCGAGCCGGGCGGCACGCCTTTGGCCGAGCGGATCCGTGAGGTGCTGCTGACCCCTGGCGACGAGGTCATGAATCCCGATACCGAGCTGTTGCTGGTGTTCGCCGCGCGCGCCCAGCATCTGGCCGAGGTGATTCGCCCGGCATTGGCGCGTGGCGCGGTGGTGTTGTGCGACCGTTTTACCGATTCCACCTACGCCTATCAGGGTGGTGGTCGTGGCTTGTCCGTCGAGCGCATCGCGACCCTGGAGCAGTTTGTCCAGGGTGAGCTGCGGCCCGATCTGACCCTGGTGTTCGACCTGCCGGTCGAGGTGGGGCTGGCCCGCGCCAGCGCCCGTGGTCGCCTGGATCGTTTCGAACTGGAAGGGCGGGTGTTCTTCGACGCGGTACGCCAGGCGTACCTGAAGCGTGCGGCGGCCGATCCGGCGCGTTACCTGTTGGTGGATGCTTCGCAACCGCTGTCCCAGGTCCAGCAGGCGCTGGACGCCCTGTTGCCGAAATTGCTGGAGTTGCACCGTGGCTGAGGCCTTTCCCTGGCAGGACGAGCTCTGGCAGCAACTGGCAGGCCGTGCACAGCATGCCCATGCCTATCTGCTCCATGGTCCGGCGGGCATCGGCAAGCGTGCGCTGGCCGAGCGTCTGATGGCGCGCCTGCTGTGCCAGCACCCGGCGGGGCTGGATGCTTGCGGGCAATGCAAGTCGTGTTTGCTGCTGCAGGCCGGCAGCCACCCGGACAACTACGTGCTGGAGCCGGAAGAAGCGGACAAGGCGATCAAGGTCGACCAGGTGCGCGAACTGGTCAGCTTCGTGGTGCAGACCGCGCAGCTGGGGGGGCGCAAGGTGGTGCTGATCGAACCGGTGGAGTCGATGAACATCAACGCTTCCAACGCGCTGCTGAAAAGCCTCGAAGAGCCGTCCGGCGATACGGTGTTGCTGCTGGTCAGCCACCAGCCGAGCCGTTTGTTGCCGACCATCAAAAGTCGCTGCGTGCAGCAGGCCTGTCCTCTGCCCAGTGAGGCCATGAGCCTGCAATGGCTGAGCAAGGCCCTGTCGGACTGCTCGGAAGAGGAGCGGGTCGAGCTGCTGACCCTGGCGGCCGGTTCGCCCCTGGCGGCTGTCAGCCTGCAAGCCCAGGGCGCGCGCGAGCAGCGGGCGCAGGTGGTCGAAGGGGTGAAGAAGTTGCTCAAGCAGCAACAATCGCCGACCCAACTGGCCGAAGGCTGGAATGCGATACCCTTGTTGCTGCTGTTCGATTGGTTTTGCGACTGGTCGAGCCTGATCCTGCGTTATCAGCTGACGCAGGACGAGGAGGGGCTGGGATTGGCCGATATGCGCAAAGTGGTGCAGTACCTCGCGCAGAAATCCTCTCAGGCCAAGGTTCTGGAGATCCAGGGCTGGATCCTTGCGCAGCGCCAGAAGGTGTTGAACAAGGCCAACCTCAATCGGGTGCTGTTGCTCGAAGCCTTGCTGGTGCAGTGGGCCGCACTGCCTGGCCGCAACTGACGGCGGCGCCTGGAAACAAACCGAATCGCCGGCTGCTGCTCGGGCCGGCCTGTTCATTGACCGAATGTGGTTGTCGCTTCTTATGCTTGTAGATTCCCATTGTCACCTCGATCGCCTCGACCTCGCCGCGCACGACGGCTCCCTTGACGCCGCCCTGGACGCGGCTCGTCAGCGCGGTGTCGGGCATTTCCTGTGTATTGGCGTCAGTGCCGACAATGCGGCCGACGTCAAAGCCCTGGCCGAGCGGTATGGCGATGTCGACTGCTCGGTGGGTGTCCATCCCCTGGATGTCCAGCCCGGCGCCGCGCCAGCCCTCGACTGGTTGCTGCAGGAACTGAACCATCCGCGGGTGGTGGCCATCGGCGAGACCGGCCTGGATTACCACTACGAACCGGAAGCCGCGCAGTTGCAGCAGGAGTCCTTCCGCCTGCACCTGCAAGCCGCCCAGCAGACCGGCAAGCCGGTGATCGTCCATACCCGTGGCGCGCGCGCCGATACCCTGACTCTGCTGCGCGAAGCGGCGTTGCCGCAAGCCGGGGTCCTGCACTGTTTCACCGAAGACTGGGACATGGCCAAGGCCGCGCTGGACCTGGGTTTCTACATTTCCCTGTCCGGGATCGTCACCTTCCGCAATGCCGATGCGCTGCGGGACGTGGCGCGCCAGGTGCCGGCCGATCGTTTGCTGGTGGAAACCGATTCGCCGTACCTGGCGCCGATTCCTTATCGCGGCAAGCCCAACCTGCCGCAGTACGTACGTGAAGTCGCCGAGTTCCTGGCCATGTTGCGGGGGGAGCCCTACGAGCGTTTTGCCGAGCAGACCACCGAGAACTTCAAGCGTCTGTTCCCGCTGGCGCACGTCAAGGGCTGAATCGCAGGCAAAAAAAACCCGGGTTCTGGGGGGGGAATCCGGGTTAAGACCATTAGGAGTAAAACAAAGGCACGCCATCCCTTGGTACCTTCATCGGCGCTTCACTTGGGGGAGATGTCACGCCGACATTTCAAGTATTGATCACTATTGAATTCAGTCCAGTTGGCCTTGCTCGTTTTTTAAACAAATTTGGAATACGCGCGCTTCGCTTGAGTTCTCATTGCCGGGCGATGTCAGCCACAATGGCGAGAGTTTCGTCGATCACGCGCTTTTCGGTATAGAAATGCGGTGAAAATCTGACTCCGGGGCCACGAGGGATACACGCCACCTGCTGCTGTTGCAGCGCCTCATAAACCACCTGATTATCGATGCCATCGATACTGAACGAAAAAATTCCGCCGCGTCGGGCAGGGTTGAGCGGGGTGTGCAGGCGTACGCCGGG harbors:
- the mltG gene encoding endolytic transglycosylase MltG — encoded protein: MRRKLLLLLETGLVLAGLALGASAWKLNSALEQPLNLTQEQLLDVPAGSTPGGTFNRMEANGVLKDAFWLRLYWRFNMEGQPLHSGEYRMTPGMTAQGLIGVWQRGEVVQYSLTLVEGWTFRQVRAALARHDKLEQTLNGLSDSEVMEKLGHGGVFPEGRFFPDTYRFVRGMTDVELLEKAYNRLDEVLAKEWNKRSADVPYTEPYQALIMASLVEKETGVPQERGQIAGVFVRRMQVGMLLQTDPTVIYGLGERYNGKLTRALLKEATPYNTYVISGLPPTPISMVGREAIHAALNPVPGSSLYFVARGDGSHVFSDDLEAHNNAVREFQLKRRADYRSSPAPAGSPAASETPESAPAASPDTAPEAVPQVVPQEPVEEPSQEAPGMSPEAPPQAPVETPVEPEPKSPQ
- a CDS encoding DNA polymerase III subunit delta', coding for MAEAFPWQDELWQQLAGRAQHAHAYLLHGPAGIGKRALAERLMARLLCQHPAGLDACGQCKSCLLLQAGSHPDNYVLEPEEADKAIKVDQVRELVSFVVQTAQLGGRKVVLIEPVESMNINASNALLKSLEEPSGDTVLLLVSHQPSRLLPTIKSRCVQQACPLPSEAMSLQWLSKALSDCSEEERVELLTLAAGSPLAAVSLQAQGAREQRAQVVEGVKKLLKQQQSPTQLAEGWNAIPLLLLFDWFCDWSSLILRYQLTQDEEGLGLADMRKVVQYLAQKSSQAKVLEIQGWILAQRQKVLNKANLNRVLLLEALLVQWAALPGRN
- the plsX gene encoding phosphate acyltransferase PlsX produces the protein MSAQVIAIDAMGGDFGPRSIVQASLACLSATPSLHLALVGQPFLLEELISGHSAVDRARLTVVPAAEVIGMDEKPSQALRGKPDSSMRVALELLRDGKVQACVSAGNTGALMALSRYVLKTLPGIDRPAMVAAIPTQRGYCQLLDLGANVDCSAEHLFQFAVMGSVAAETLGIVRPRVALLNIGTEDIKGNQQVKLAASLLQNARGLNYIGFVEGDGLYRGEADVVVCDGFVGNILLKSSEGLATMIAARIESLFKQSVVSRVVGALALPLMRRLQADLAPARHNGASFLGLQGIVVKSHGSAGVQGFQSAIQRALIEIQENLPERLRGRLEDLLL
- the tmk gene encoding dTMP kinase, with the translated sequence MTGLFITLEGPEGAGKSTNREYLAERLRAAGIEVLLTREPGGTPLAERIREVLLTPGDEVMNPDTELLLVFAARAQHLAEVIRPALARGAVVLCDRFTDSTYAYQGGGRGLSVERIATLEQFVQGELRPDLTLVFDLPVEVGLARASARGRLDRFELEGRVFFDAVRQAYLKRAAADPARYLLVDASQPLSQVQQALDALLPKLLELHRG
- the fabG gene encoding 3-oxoacyl-ACP reductase FabG; the encoded protein is MSLQGKVALVTGASRGIGQAIALELGRLGAIVVGTATSASGAEGIAATLKENGIQGTGLELNVTSDESVAAVLASIQEQFGAPAILVNNAGITRDNLMMRMKDDEWYDVIDTNLNSLYRLSKGVLRGMTKARWGRIISIGSVVGAMGNAGQVNYATAKAGLEGFSRALAREVGSRSITVNSVTPGFIDTDMTRELPEAQREALQTQIPLGRLGQAQEIAQVVAFLASDGAAYVTGATIPVNGGMYM
- the fabF gene encoding beta-ketoacyl-ACP synthase II is translated as MSRRRVVVTGMGMLSPLGTDVPSSWQGILAGRSGIGLIEHTDLSAYSTRFGGSVKGFNVEEYLSVKEARKLDLFIQYGLAAGFQAVRNAGLEVTDANRERIGVAMGSGIGGLTNIEETSRTLHESGPRRISPFFVPGSIINMISGFLSIHLGAQGPNYAISTACTTGTHCIGMAARNIAFGEADVMIAGGAEMAACGLGMGGFGASRALSTRNDEPTRASRPWDKGRDGFVLSDGAGALVLEELEHAKARGATIYAELIGFGMSGDAYHMTSPPADGTGAARCIANALRDAKLNVEQVQYINAHGTSTSAGDLAEAEAIKSVFGDHAYKLAVSSTKSMTGHLLGAAGAIEAIFSVLAINSQAAPPTINLDEPDEGCDLDFVAHTARNMDIDVVLSNSFGFGGTNGSLVFRRFAG
- the rpmF gene encoding 50S ribosomal protein L32 encodes the protein MAVQQNKKSRSARDMRRSHDALEASTLSVEKTTGEVHLRHHVSPEGVYRGRKVIDKGADE
- a CDS encoding S49 family peptidase, yielding MSDEWKAPSKSAADSADDKSWKLLEKTLLAGVQEQRRSRRWGIFFKLLTFVYLLVALVLFTPLMDMEKTATRGAGYTALIEVTGMIADKESASADNIVTGLRAAFEDAKVKGVVLRINSPGGSPVQAGYVYDEIRRLRSLHPDIKVYAVISDLGASGAYYIASAADQIYADKASLVGSIGVTAAGYGFVGTMEKLGVERRTYTSGEHKSFLDPFQPQKPEETQFWQGVLDTTHRQFIASVKQGRGERLKDKDHPELFSGLVWSGEQALQLGLIDGLGSASSVARDVVGEKELVDFTVQESPFDRFSKKLGASVAEHLAMWMGFQGPALR
- the pabC gene encoding aminodeoxychorismate lyase, which codes for MDSWVDGQPADVLSLKDRGLAYGDGLFETIAVKAGQPLLLERHLLRLAEGCSRLAIAVDHALIRSELTAYASLLGEGVLKLILTRGDSQRGYTADPRAQPRRILQGNAPAAYPAAHAEQGIRLFPCSTRLSEQPLLAGLKHLNRLEQVLARSEWQNSEHAEGLMLDLSGRVIEGVFSNLFLVRDGALFTADLSRCGVAGVMRAEILFQAASLGIPTEIADISLEQLQQADEVFVCNSVYGIWPVLACGALCWSAGPLTRKLQRIARTLLDA
- the acpP gene encoding acyl carrier protein: MSTIEERVKKIVAEQLGVKEEEVVNTASFVEDLGADSLDTVELVMALEEEFETEIPDEEAEKITTVQAAIDYVTSHQA
- the fabD gene encoding ACP S-malonyltransferase yields the protein MSASLAFVFPGQGSQSLGMLAELGAQYPLILETFKEASDALGYDLWALTQEGPEELLNQTDKTQPAILAASIALWRLWLAEGGACPAFVAGHSLGEYSALVAAGSLTLGEAVKLVERRGQLMQEAVPAGQGGMAAILGLEDADVLAACAEAAQGEVVSAVNFNSPGQVVIAGAKAAVERAIEGCKARGAKRAMPLPVSVPSHCELMRPAAERFAESIAAINWQAPQIPLVQNVSADVAPDLETLKRDLLEQLYKPVRWVESVQTLAAKGATQLVECGPGKVLAGLNKRCAEGVSTSNLNTPDAFAAARAALV
- a CDS encoding YceD family protein → MLNDPIPPHVDPRKLADRGTTLQGELLLADLERLCDPLSDNVGTVQAKFVFERDERKAVVIHSSIDVEVKMVCQRCLELVTLPIHSECSYAVVKEGANTQSLPKGYDVLELGEDPLDLQALIEEELLLALPIVPAHHPEECQQPAGLDEPEPSEDEVTRSNPFSVLAQLKRDPNV
- a CDS encoding Maf family protein, encoding MLPLLLASSSAYRRELLTRLRLPFTCSSPDIDESHRPGESATDLVKRLAEEKARALATTHPGHLIIGSDQVAVLDERIIGKPHSFEKAREQLLAASGASVTFLTGLALLNSKSGHCQVDCIPFTVHMRELSPTRIERYLHAEQPYDCAGSFKAEGLGISLFRSTEGSDASSLIGLPLIRLVDMLLAEGVEIP